In Punica granatum isolate Tunisia-2019 unplaced genomic scaffold, ASM765513v2 Contig00383, whole genome shotgun sequence, a single genomic region encodes these proteins:
- the LOC116190208 gene encoding lectin-like — MESSIYGFPVPVNFNIALPDGTKRTGTVDFAAYARGSCQNLILHKFKMSPKNVGQVEFRIYEVVTGQWKGGLVIRAVSLMPIADNCIGSHRQQGERMEDQKMEKGNWSRKQKSQNNHPQSWAILTRADAVEGSSADGLHARLEEGVLLDRKTKKYMIDAASNKNMFMVLARGFAIAWGNDTRYWTWKPDKRNREEELARLKAVCWLDIAGNLQTIDLSPETEYEIVLHVKIGRRSFGFFIPINFKITLADGTQWEDSVDLSAYAKGSWHDIALHKFKTPSNNAGEVEFRIYEHSGHWKGGLVLRGVSFKPK; from the exons ATGGAAAGTAGCATCTATGGGTTTCCCGTGCCAGTGAACTTCAACATCGCACTTCCTGACGGAACCAAGCGAACCGGCACGGTAGATTTTGCGGCATATGCAAGAGGATCATGCCAGAATCTCATTCTACACAAATTCAAGATGTCCCCGAAAAATGTGGGGCAAGTCGAATTTCGAATTTATGAAGTTGTCACGGGGCAATGGAAGGGTGGGCTTGTCATCAGAGCCGTTTCACTCATGCCAATAGC TGATAATTGCATCGGCTCACATCGACAACAAGGTGAAAGAATGGAAGATCAGAAGATGGAGAAGGGAAATTGGTCAAGAAAACAGAAAAGTCAAAACAACCACCCACAATCGTGGGCCATTTTGACACGTGCCGATGCAGTTGAAGGATCATCAGCAGATGGGCTCCATGCTCGGCTTGAAGAGGGAGTGCTATTGGACAGAAAAACCAAG AAGTACATGATTGATGCTGCATCGAACAAGAACATGTTCATGGTGTTAGCAAGAGGTTTTGCAATTGCATGGGGAAACGATACTAGGTATTGGACTTGGAAACCGGACAAACGTAACAG GGAAGAAGAATTGGCCCGACTAAAAGCTGTTTGTTGGCTCGATATTGCGGGCAATCTCCAGACAATTGACCTCTCTCCAGAAACAGAATATGAAATCGTTCTCCATGTCAAGATCGGGAGAAGAAGTTTTGGATTCTTCATCCCAATTAACTTCAAGATAACATTGGCAGATGGAACTCAATGGGAGGACTCGGTAGATCTCAGTGCATATGCAAAAGGTTCATGGCATGATATTGCACTTCATAAATTTAAAACGCCATCCAATAATGCAGGAGAAGTGGAATTTCGCATTTATGAACATAGTGGGCACTGGAAGGGTGGGCTAGTCCTTAGAGGAGTCTCATTTAAGCCAAAATGA